In one window of Eleutherodactylus coqui strain aEleCoq1 chromosome 10, aEleCoq1.hap1, whole genome shotgun sequence DNA:
- the LOC136580772 gene encoding CCN family member 5-like isoform X2 gives MGMGSYTAVCLLLLCVACSSGEAPGCPPMCSCPETPPCPPGAAAVLDSCGCGCTVCVRGLGSECDGFRPCDATQDLICDFQGDVSGQRGACKVRHEHQSCIHNGNEILHREEFEVDCESLCRCENGSIECAPLCPEPEKPLSYNCKELRLLTAPGECCAQWRCLEVSNGSEDQARPQDIYPALGDESTKIRARREDSEQDEEPLEDMHSCQPDTEWTPCSRTCGFGNSVRITYEKESCVPKAERRLCMIRPCKGQYPSANYTVLKANNVCSHVMRWSHPLHLRFRDCLSSRPLLPKFCGLCSDGRLCTPSLSGTRPVSFQCAQLNRKVTRQVMWVQRCRCGGKRRNKGKKGKNTVTPGGERRHELVGEE, from the exons ATGGGAATGGGCTCCTATACTGCAGTCTGCTTGCTGCTGCTATGTGTGGCCTGCAGCTCAGGGGAGGCGCCG GGATGCCCACCGATGTGCAGCTGCCCAGAGActcctccatgccccccgggagCGGCTGCAGTGCTGGACTCTTGTGGTTGTGGGTGTACCGTCTGTGTCCGAGGCCTCGGCTCTGAATGTGATGGATTTAGaccgtgcgatgcaacacaagaTCTGATCTGCGACTTTCAGGGAGACGTGAGCGGACAGCGAGGCGCGTGCAAGG TCCGCCATGAGCATCAGTCTTGCATCCACAATGGCAACGAGATTCTCCACAGAGAAGAGTTTGAAGTAGATTGTGAGAGTCTTTGTAGATGTGAGAACGGGAGTATCGAGTGCGCCCCCCTGTGTCCCGAGCCGGAGAAACCCCTCAGCTACAACTGCAAGGAATTGCGATTAttgacag CTCCAGGTGAGTGCTGCGCCCAATGGAGATGTCTGGAGGTGTCCAATGGATCTGAAGACCAGGCCAGACCTCAAGATATCTACCCAGCTCTGGGCGACGAGTCTACAAAGATAAGGGCCAGAAGAGAAGATTCAG AACAGGATGAGGAGCCCCTGGAGGACATGCACTCCTGCCAACCGGATACTGAGTGGACACCCTGCTCGCGCACTTGTGGATTTGGGAACTCGGTGCGAATAACTTACGAGAAGGAAAGCTGTGTCCcaaaagctgagaggagactctgCATGATCAGACCCTGCAAGGGCCAATACCCCAGTGCCAACTACACG GTCCTTAAGGCAAACAACGTCTGCAGTCATGTCATGCGCTGGTCCCATCCATTGCATCTCCGTTTCCGGGATTGTCTGTCAAGTCGCCCTTTGCTCCCTAAATTCTGTGGCCTTTGCTCCGATGGGCGTCTCTGCACCCCTTCCCTGAGCGGAACGCGCCCAGTATCCTTTCAGTGTGCCCAGCTCAACAGGAAAGTCACCCGCCAAGTAATGTGGGTGCAGAGGTGTCGTTGCGGTGGCAAGAGACGAAATAAAGGGAAGAAGGGAAAGAATACAGTCACgccgggaggagagaggagacacGAGCTGGTGGGAGAGGAATAG
- the LOC136580772 gene encoding CCN family member 5-like isoform X1: MGMGSYTAVCLLLLCVACSSGEAPGCPPMCSCPETPPCPPGAAAVLDSCGCGCTVCVRGLGSECDGFRPCDATQDLICDFQGDVSGQRGACKVRHEHQSCIHNGNEILHREEFEVDCESLCRCENGSIECAPLCPEPEKPLSYNCKELRLLTAPGECCAQWRCLEVSNGSEDQARPQDIYPALGDESTKIRARREDSGEQDEEPLEDMHSCQPDTEWTPCSRTCGFGNSVRITYEKESCVPKAERRLCMIRPCKGQYPSANYTVLKANNVCSHVMRWSHPLHLRFRDCLSSRPLLPKFCGLCSDGRLCTPSLSGTRPVSFQCAQLNRKVTRQVMWVQRCRCGGKRRNKGKKGKNTVTPGGERRHELVGEE; this comes from the exons ATGGGAATGGGCTCCTATACTGCAGTCTGCTTGCTGCTGCTATGTGTGGCCTGCAGCTCAGGGGAGGCGCCG GGATGCCCACCGATGTGCAGCTGCCCAGAGActcctccatgccccccgggagCGGCTGCAGTGCTGGACTCTTGTGGTTGTGGGTGTACCGTCTGTGTCCGAGGCCTCGGCTCTGAATGTGATGGATTTAGaccgtgcgatgcaacacaagaTCTGATCTGCGACTTTCAGGGAGACGTGAGCGGACAGCGAGGCGCGTGCAAGG TCCGCCATGAGCATCAGTCTTGCATCCACAATGGCAACGAGATTCTCCACAGAGAAGAGTTTGAAGTAGATTGTGAGAGTCTTTGTAGATGTGAGAACGGGAGTATCGAGTGCGCCCCCCTGTGTCCCGAGCCGGAGAAACCCCTCAGCTACAACTGCAAGGAATTGCGATTAttgacag CTCCAGGTGAGTGCTGCGCCCAATGGAGATGTCTGGAGGTGTCCAATGGATCTGAAGACCAGGCCAGACCTCAAGATATCTACCCAGCTCTGGGCGACGAGTCTACAAAGATAAGGGCCAGAAGAGAAGATTCAGGTG AACAGGATGAGGAGCCCCTGGAGGACATGCACTCCTGCCAACCGGATACTGAGTGGACACCCTGCTCGCGCACTTGTGGATTTGGGAACTCGGTGCGAATAACTTACGAGAAGGAAAGCTGTGTCCcaaaagctgagaggagactctgCATGATCAGACCCTGCAAGGGCCAATACCCCAGTGCCAACTACACG GTCCTTAAGGCAAACAACGTCTGCAGTCATGTCATGCGCTGGTCCCATCCATTGCATCTCCGTTTCCGGGATTGTCTGTCAAGTCGCCCTTTGCTCCCTAAATTCTGTGGCCTTTGCTCCGATGGGCGTCTCTGCACCCCTTCCCTGAGCGGAACGCGCCCAGTATCCTTTCAGTGTGCCCAGCTCAACAGGAAAGTCACCCGCCAAGTAATGTGGGTGCAGAGGTGTCGTTGCGGTGGCAAGAGACGAAATAAAGGGAAGAAGGGAAAGAATACAGTCACgccgggaggagagaggagacacGAGCTGGTGGGAGAGGAATAG